From the genome of Sulfurihydrogenibium subterraneum DSM 15120, one region includes:
- a CDS encoding TolC family protein, producing the protein MKKLIFSLIFISSANAITLQEAVNKALDNNKELLSYKQQIQTAKLQLKVDETLYLPTIYTQVSQSFYNQTPMTKIPNFPVSFKQSNREFLKFDVGFSQYLYTGGLTQSKIRASKYNLKATEALYKEKENQLKAEVIKAYIDVFISKSLIDIYKKELEAVESIYKQQEGFFQQGIITKVDLLQSKVRLSEVKRDLQQAEGNYKIALSRLSQLIGEDVKDENFEPVNIEVKDIPNLDTLTETAYQKRKILDFYKENINQAEKLIDIEKSAFLPKIFLQGDYIYTNQSPYLDPKGNFLLTIGASIEFQTTQPYYKMLQAKSNAKKLRFDLQDTKEKIKLELKTAYENYITAKENYKVALESLEYAKEYFELVKEQYANQLATNTDLLNAESSLTRALESKEINYYNLLKSYIDIKKAVGEDL; encoded by the coding sequence TTGAAAAAGTTAATATTTTCTTTAATATTTATCTCATCTGCAAACGCCATAACACTGCAGGAAGCTGTAAATAAAGCATTAGATAACAATAAAGAGCTTCTTTCTTACAAACAGCAGATACAAACTGCAAAATTACAGCTAAAAGTAGATGAAACCCTTTACCTTCCTACCATTTACACCCAAGTATCCCAGAGCTTCTACAACCAAACACCTATGACAAAAATACCAAACTTCCCAGTATCATTTAAACAGTCAAACAGAGAGTTTTTAAAGTTTGATGTAGGTTTTTCCCAGTATCTTTATACTGGAGGCTTGACCCAGTCTAAAATCCGAGCTTCAAAATATAACTTAAAAGCTACAGAAGCTCTCTACAAGGAGAAAGAAAACCAGTTAAAAGCAGAGGTTATAAAAGCCTACATAGATGTTTTTATATCAAAATCTTTGATAGATATTTATAAAAAAGAGCTTGAAGCTGTAGAATCTATATACAAACAACAGGAAGGTTTTTTTCAGCAAGGAATTATAACAAAAGTAGACCTGCTTCAATCTAAAGTAAGACTATCAGAGGTAAAAAGAGACCTTCAACAAGCAGAAGGTAATTATAAAATAGCCTTATCAAGACTTTCCCAGCTTATAGGGGAAGATGTAAAAGATGAAAACTTTGAGCCTGTAAATATAGAGGTAAAGGATATTCCAAATTTAGACACACTAACAGAAACAGCTTATCAGAAAAGAAAAATACTTGATTTTTACAAAGAAAACATCAATCAAGCAGAAAAATTGATAGACATAGAAAAGTCAGCATTTTTACCAAAAATATTTTTACAAGGAGATTACATATACACAAACCAAAGCCCTTACTTAGACCCAAAAGGAAACTTCCTTTTAACTATAGGAGCTTCTATAGAATTTCAGACAACACAACCTTACTACAAAATGCTCCAAGCAAAATCCAACGCCAAAAAGTTAAGGTTTGACCTTCAAGACACAAAAGAGAAAATTAAGTTAGAGTTAAAAACAGCCTACGAAAACTACATCACAGCTAAAGAAAACTACAAGGTTGCATTAGAAAGTCTTGAATATGCAAAAGAGTACTTTGAACTTGTAAAAGAGCAGTACGCTAACCAGCTTGCAACAAACACAGACCTTTTAAACGCAGAGAGCTCCCTAACAAGAGCCTTAGAAAGTAAAGAAATAAACTACTACAACCTTCTAAAATCTTACATAGACATTAAAAAAGCTGTAGGGGAAGATTTATAA
- a CDS encoding TetR/AcrR family transcriptional regulator: MKVETREKLLESAKELFSKKGYYETKISDIVEKSGVAQGTFYIYFKSKEEIFLELVKSLHEDLIKKLEKYITLEKECEVLIKDFVKEFLTEVYTNKEIADIFFSQLLGLNQEFKKLYIKKISDIQNLIFKVLNRFFPEEESQILSTLILGFIRQIFFNCLTNKNLSLDKMLSKAEKGIDIIFQGVYSEGRKS; the protein is encoded by the coding sequence GTGAAAGTAGAAACAAGAGAAAAACTCTTAGAGTCAGCAAAAGAACTTTTTTCAAAAAAAGGCTACTACGAGACAAAAATATCAGACATAGTAGAAAAGTCAGGCGTAGCTCAAGGGACTTTTTACATCTACTTTAAAAGTAAAGAGGAGATATTTTTAGAGCTTGTAAAATCACTTCACGAAGACCTTATAAAAAAACTTGAAAAATATATAACCTTAGAAAAAGAATGTGAAGTTTTAATAAAAGATTTTGTAAAAGAGTTTTTAACAGAAGTTTACACAAACAAAGAAATAGCAGATATATTCTTTTCTCAGCTCCTTGGACTAAACCAAGAGTTTAAAAAACTTTACATAAAAAAGATATCAGACATACAAAACCTTATTTTTAAAGTATTAAACAGATTTTTCCCAGAAGAAGAAAGTCAGATTTTATCAACGCTAATACTTGGGTTTATCAGGCAGATATTTTTTAACTGCTTAACAAACAAAAATTTAAGTTTAGACAAGATGCTATCAAAAGCAGAAAAAGGAATTGATATAATTTTTCAAGGAGTATACTCGGAGGGACGAAAAAGTTGA
- a CDS encoding DHA2 family efflux MFS transporter permease subunit, with translation MEDTRPIYERITNLERALITFIVMSGAFMAILDTTIVDVVVPKMMGPLQTDLYGIQWVITAYMIASAVMLILSEWLDKVIGLRKVFIAGIVLFTVSSFMCGQAQNLDWMITSRVFQGIGEALIMATAQTILFSVYPLEKKGMAMGIFGLGVSFAPALGPTLGGYITEYLDWRWVFFINIPFGILTTILAIFYLPETSMIREKAKLNFVSYFFLSVFTISLLIFLSKGQQLGWFMSDTIVYLFIVSILSLLLYILSEILSKEPLIDFRIFLIKEYFVGFSVFFLLLGFSMYQVFYLLPLYYENLKGLSTFDAGLHILAFAMFIAIFSPVAGILSDKWNERYVLYIATVIYLVSSIFILPNLDYYTPKIRAAVMTIPLGISMGMFFAPVTTLALRKLGEKTSLGTGLMHYGRFVGGSFGTAIATNDLYRHQWEHFEGINAMQNNTYVQSFIDKVKESLVSLPDQIAEAKAKALLYSVEYLQSLNFSFQDTFFIAGLFGLFGSLPVIYMFITDMIHKNSNSNKFMNVEQREKSYKST, from the coding sequence ATGGAAGATACAAGACCGATTTATGAAAGGATAACAAACTTAGAGAGAGCTTTAATAACTTTTATAGTTATGAGTGGAGCCTTTATGGCTATCCTAGATACTACAATAGTTGACGTTGTCGTTCCTAAGATGATGGGACCTCTTCAAACAGACCTTTACGGTATTCAATGGGTTATAACCGCTTATATGATTGCTTCAGCTGTAATGCTAATACTTTCAGAGTGGCTTGATAAGGTAATTGGTCTTAGAAAGGTCTTTATAGCTGGGATAGTTCTTTTTACAGTTTCTTCTTTTATGTGTGGTCAAGCTCAAAACTTAGACTGGATGATTACTTCAAGGGTTTTTCAAGGTATAGGAGAAGCTCTGATAATGGCTACAGCTCAAACAATACTTTTTTCTGTATACCCACTGGAAAAGAAAGGTATGGCTATGGGAATATTTGGACTTGGTGTAAGCTTTGCTCCTGCTTTAGGACCTACATTAGGAGGATACATTACAGAGTATTTAGATTGGAGATGGGTATTTTTTATAAACATTCCATTTGGTATTTTAACAACTATCTTAGCTATATTTTACCTGCCTGAAACGAGTATGATAAGAGAAAAGGCAAAACTAAACTTTGTATCTTACTTTTTCTTATCTGTTTTTACAATATCACTTTTGATTTTTCTATCTAAAGGACAACAGCTTGGCTGGTTTATGTCAGATACAATTGTTTACCTTTTTATAGTATCTATACTGTCTTTACTTTTATACATTTTATCTGAAATCCTCTCAAAAGAGCCATTGATAGATTTTAGAATATTTCTTATAAAAGAGTACTTTGTAGGATTTTCTGTTTTCTTTTTACTACTTGGATTTTCAATGTATCAGGTTTTTTACTTGCTACCTCTTTACTACGAGAACCTGAAAGGACTATCAACCTTTGACGCTGGATTACATATACTTGCTTTTGCAATGTTTATAGCTATTTTTTCACCTGTTGCAGGAATACTTTCAGACAAATGGAACGAAAGGTATGTTTTATACATAGCAACTGTTATATATCTTGTTTCTTCTATTTTTATCCTTCCAAATCTTGACTATTACACCCCTAAAATTAGAGCTGCAGTTATGACCATACCCCTTGGAATATCAATGGGAATGTTTTTTGCTCCTGTGACTACGTTAGCACTTAGGAAGCTTGGAGAGAAAACATCTTTAGGAACTGGACTTATGCACTATGGAAGGTTCGTAGGAGGGTCTTTTGGAACTGCAATAGCTACAAACGACCTATACAGACACCAGTGGGAACATTTTGAAGGTATTAACGCAATGCAAAACAATACCTATGTTCAAAGTTTTATAGATAAAGTAAAAGAGAGTTTAGTATCTTTACCAGACCAGATAGCAGAAGCAAAGGCAAAAGCACTACTTTACAGTGTTGAATATCTACAAAGTTTAAACTTTTCATTTCAAGATACTTTTTTCATAGCTGGACTGTTTGGTTTGTTTGGCTCACTACCTGTTATATATATGTTTATAACGGATATGATTCATAAAAATTCAAACTCTAATAAATTTATGAATGTAGAACAACGAGAGAAAAGCTACAAAAGTACCTAA
- a CDS encoding HlyD family secretion protein gives MNGKGKKIGLIIVVVLILVFLIYAVRWINHRMKYAISDAVFVESEYLSNIGFYRVSGKIIQLYKKESDQVKAGEVIAKIDDTDYKLQVQALEKEIESLTYQKKQLENQLERVAKETDINESITALTVQELNKKLESLKAQKDQIEAQLKLAQKDEERYRNLLEKGLVSKRKYEEVKTNLEVLEKQKLAVEKNIAELKISIEKSKKAVEYAQTQKSITQEIQDQINSANSQIESLIKKKQDLENQLKYTELTAPFNGVVAKKFVSIGDVVKAGQPVYAILKSDSFYVKVLLEETKLEGVKVGNKAYIKLDAYPDKTFEGVVESIDVASAAKFALVPRDISAGEFTKLAQRIPVKIKIIKGDMSLLRVGLGGKVEIEKIR, from the coding sequence ATGAATGGAAAAGGAAAGAAGATAGGACTTATTATAGTAGTAGTTTTAATACTGGTTTTTCTTATTTACGCAGTTAGATGGATAAACCACAGAATGAAGTATGCAATATCCGACGCTGTTTTTGTAGAGTCTGAATATCTTTCAAACATTGGCTTTTACAGAGTTTCAGGAAAGATAATTCAGCTTTACAAAAAAGAGTCTGACCAAGTAAAAGCAGGAGAAGTGATAGCAAAGATAGACGATACAGACTACAAGCTACAAGTTCAAGCGTTAGAAAAAGAGATAGAATCTTTAACGTATCAGAAAAAACAACTTGAAAACCAGCTTGAAAGAGTGGCAAAAGAAACAGATATAAACGAAAGTATAACAGCTTTAACAGTTCAAGAGCTAAATAAGAAATTAGAAAGTTTAAAAGCTCAAAAAGACCAGATAGAAGCCCAGCTTAAATTAGCTCAAAAAGACGAAGAAAGGTACAGAAACCTTTTAGAAAAAGGACTTGTTTCTAAAAGAAAGTATGAAGAAGTAAAAACAAATCTTGAAGTTTTAGAAAAACAAAAGTTAGCAGTAGAAAAAAATATAGCTGAGCTTAAAATTTCCATAGAAAAATCTAAAAAAGCTGTAGAGTATGCCCAAACACAGAAAAGTATAACCCAAGAGATACAAGACCAAATAAACTCAGCAAATAGTCAGATAGAATCTTTAATTAAAAAGAAACAAGACCTTGAAAATCAGTTAAAGTACACAGAGTTAACAGCTCCATTTAATGGTGTTGTTGCTAAAAAGTTTGTTTCTATAGGTGATGTAGTTAAAGCAGGACAACCTGTTTACGCTATATTAAAATCAGACAGTTTCTACGTAAAAGTACTACTTGAAGAGACTAAATTAGAAGGTGTAAAAGTTGGTAATAAAGCTTACATAAAGTTAGACGCTTACCCTGACAAAACCTTTGAAGGTGTTGTTGAAAGTATAGACGTTGCTTCAGCTGCAAAGTTTGCATTAGTTCCAAGGGATATATCAGCAGGAGAGTTTACAAAGTTAGCTCAAAGAATACCTGTAAAAATAAAGATAATCAAAGGAGATATGTCTTTACTTAGAGTTGGATTAGGTGGTAAAGTAGAGATAGAAAAAATCAGGTGA
- the lipB gene encoding lipoyl(octanoyl) transferase LipB produces the protein MSFKIIDLGIVDYLEGYEEMKTIHSKAVESGENYLILCQHYDVYTVGENEKEENFPVPVIKTDRGGSITFHGIGQPIFYFVFRVNSPKVFYRKVIKSFDEVFKALSDKIYHDFKNPGFYIENRKLASLGFRYSKGYSLHGVAVNHSVDLEKFNIIKPCNLEGYSATSLIAEGINIDIDTLKSEVVKKLYQNFR, from the coding sequence ATGAGTTTTAAAATCATTGATTTAGGTATTGTAGATTACTTAGAAGGCTATGAAGAGATGAAAACTATTCATTCTAAGGCTGTAGAATCAGGAGAAAACTATCTTATACTCTGTCAACATTATGATGTTTACACAGTAGGAGAGAATGAAAAGGAAGAGAACTTCCCCGTTCCTGTAATAAAAACAGACAGAGGAGGCTCTATAACTTTCCATGGAATTGGACAGCCTATTTTTTACTTTGTTTTTAGGGTAAACAGTCCAAAGGTATTTTACAGAAAAGTAATAAAATCTTTTGATGAAGTCTTTAAAGCTTTGTCGGACAAAATCTATCACGATTTTAAAAATCCTGGTTTTTACATAGAAAATAGGAAGTTAGCTTCGCTAGGGTTTAGATACTCAAAAGGCTATTCTCTTCACGGTGTTGCAGTAAATCACAGTGTAGACCTTGAAAAATTCAATATTATAAAACCTTGCAATTTAGAAGGCTACAGTGCTACTTCATTAATAGCAGAAGGAATAAACATAGATATAGATACTTTAAAAAGTGAAGTAGTTAAGAAGCTGTATCAAAATTTTCGGTAA
- a CDS encoding iron-containing alcohol dehydrogenase, which translates to MHDFEFHNPTKIIFGRGKENLIGKVLKEDGIKKVLFVYGQSSIKKTGLYDRVVNSLKENAVDFVEHGGVKPNPVLSHTGEGIEKAKREKVDAILSVGGGSVLDEGKAIAVGAVADKDVWAFFKGEPITNALPNYTILTLAATGSEMNGYAVITNEETQEKLSISSILIYPKVSILNPELTFTVSPQYQAYAAVDAIAHTIEWYFTCTVCPNLQNRLVESIVKTVMETTEKILENPQDYNARAEFMWAATLALNGTTRTGYAGGVYVNHMIAHSLGALYDLPHGACLSIVIPAWMWWYKDKNPSQFERFAKEIFGLNNKEEGIKALKRWFKKIGSPVALQDANIPSSDIDKIANHVYHTTAVLWGLDKVYTVDKIKEILYLALRSNVE; encoded by the coding sequence ATGCACGATTTTGAATTTCACAACCCAACTAAGATAATATTTGGAAGAGGAAAAGAAAACCTTATAGGTAAAGTGTTAAAGGAAGATGGTATTAAAAAAGTATTGTTTGTTTACGGACAGTCTTCCATAAAAAAAACTGGCTTATACGATAGAGTTGTAAACAGTCTTAAGGAGAACGCAGTAGATTTTGTAGAACACGGTGGAGTAAAACCTAACCCTGTTTTATCCCACACAGGGGAAGGAATAGAGAAGGCAAAGAGGGAAAAAGTAGATGCAATTCTATCTGTAGGTGGCGGGTCGGTTTTAGACGAGGGTAAAGCTATAGCAGTAGGAGCTGTAGCAGATAAAGATGTATGGGCGTTTTTTAAAGGAGAGCCTATAACAAACGCTTTACCAAACTATACTATCCTTACGTTAGCAGCAACTGGAAGTGAGATGAACGGTTATGCAGTTATAACAAACGAAGAAACACAGGAAAAGTTGTCTATATCTTCAATTTTGATATATCCAAAAGTATCAATTCTTAATCCAGAATTAACCTTTACAGTATCTCCACAGTATCAAGCTTATGCAGCTGTAGATGCGATAGCACACACTATAGAGTGGTACTTTACCTGCACTGTTTGTCCTAACTTACAAAATAGACTTGTTGAAAGTATAGTTAAAACTGTGATGGAAACTACAGAAAAAATACTTGAAAACCCACAAGACTACAATGCCAGAGCTGAGTTTATGTGGGCTGCCACTCTTGCACTTAACGGCACAACGAGGACAGGTTATGCAGGAGGTGTTTACGTAAACCACATGATTGCTCACTCTCTTGGAGCTCTTTACGACTTACCTCACGGGGCTTGTTTATCTATTGTAATTCCTGCTTGGATGTGGTGGTACAAAGATAAAAATCCAAGTCAGTTTGAAAGATTTGCAAAAGAAATCTTTGGATTAAACAACAAAGAAGAAGGAATTAAAGCATTAAAAAGATGGTTTAAAAAGATAGGATCTCCAGTAGCTCTTCAAGATGCAAACATACCTTCATCTGATATAGATAAGATAGCAAACCACGTTTACCACACAACAGCAGTTCTTTGGGGATTAGATAAAGTCTACACAGTAGATAAGATAAAAGAGATTTTATACCTTGCATTAAGGAGTAATGTAGAGTGA
- a CDS encoding MFS transporter — translation MKLSKKTIIYINLATFFITVSTEVYETLLPFILVKYFSASMVIVGLIDGLGEAFSNLIKIFGGYLSDIKDKKKLLSFGLSSLLFSYVYMAFSTKWADALISVLFKSIGEGIFIPVKDKILSTVYKKEMGKIFSLNKIFENLGELIGIFLAFLISLILLNKFGYRYVYFLILGTFVVFTFFLVFFTSIKLDKKVEKKKISWKIFEPSILIFFFLFSFVNFGYSFFILKVYDFLKSESFALGMYLIFGFVLLVSTYFAGRVYDSLNLKNFLYITVVIFILSNLLLIIFPPLGLITLAVGEAFLEIGVWATVGKRVKFRKGFVFGVYHFVIGVSSFISSFVSGYLWDYFSSNAPFLLGTFVAFLSLFYIHKFIRV, via the coding sequence GTGAAGTTAAGTAAAAAAACTATCATATACATAAACTTAGCTACATTTTTTATAACAGTTTCAACAGAAGTTTACGAAACTTTACTACCTTTTATTTTGGTTAAGTATTTTTCCGCATCGATGGTTATTGTTGGACTTATAGATGGATTAGGTGAAGCATTTTCCAATCTCATAAAAATTTTTGGTGGATACTTATCAGATATAAAAGATAAGAAAAAGCTTCTTTCTTTTGGTTTATCGTCCTTACTGTTTTCGTACGTTTATATGGCTTTTTCTACAAAATGGGCTGATGCTCTAATATCAGTGTTGTTTAAAAGTATTGGAGAAGGAATTTTTATTCCTGTTAAAGATAAAATTCTGTCTACTGTGTATAAAAAAGAAATGGGAAAGATTTTTAGTTTAAATAAAATCTTTGAAAACTTAGGAGAGTTAATCGGTATATTTTTAGCCTTTTTGATTTCTTTGATTTTATTGAATAAGTTTGGATACAGGTACGTGTATTTCTTGATACTGGGAACATTTGTTGTTTTTACTTTCTTTTTAGTTTTCTTTACATCTATAAAGTTGGATAAAAAGGTAGAGAAGAAAAAAATATCTTGGAAAATATTTGAACCTTCAATATTAATTTTTTTCTTTCTGTTTTCTTTTGTAAACTTTGGATATTCTTTTTTTATTTTGAAAGTTTACGATTTTCTTAAGAGTGAATCTTTTGCCTTAGGAATGTATTTAATATTTGGTTTTGTATTGCTGGTTTCTACATATTTTGCAGGTAGAGTATATGATAGTTTAAATTTGAAAAATTTTCTTTACATTACAGTCGTAATATTTATACTTTCTAATCTTCTTTTAATTATCTTTCCTCCCCTAGGGCTTATAACTCTTGCTGTTGGAGAGGCTTTTTTAGAAATAGGTGTATGGGCTACCGTTGGTAAAAGGGTTAAATTTAGAAAAGGATTTGTTTTTGGAGTTTATCACTTTGTTATTGGTGTAAGTAGCTTCATATCTTCATTTGTAAGTGGATATTTATGGGATTATTTTTCAAGTAATGCTCCATTTTTATTAGGTACTTTTGTAGCTTTTCTCTCGTTGTTCTACATTCATAAATTTATTAGAGTTTGA
- a CDS encoding IS200/IS605 family accessory protein TnpB-related protein: MITLHCKLTFENDKDRQTLEDLMRKFSSCYRYAFNRLLEGHTRKDLKKHLQKLFNLNSRYCDDAIFKAQSLINLCKETGQNPQKVIFGGKRLFQLLKNKHLNGKDREKIKQKWQERRKACLHSRGDKTKKGNLNTRIEFEKDSLILRINVGEKNWIKAKIKRTVNRPSDKWTNFIADLLQAEKTKEYFPYSVEIRKINDNFYAFISYEEELQKEPIITKENGVIGIDVNASPFHIAIATVKTDGNLQAVERISLHKLINKTKNQREYLSWQIAHQIVELAIIQDKAIAIERLKEIKKGNKGDGNKKLRKRLQQWIYKGILEKIKALAKRKQIEVIEVNPAYTSVIGSLKYAPQYNLDKDTAGSFVIGRKALGYKESLPKNYEKLITDKEYLNFAIERLQEEKQKTQERLKEEKNQYKKKPLKSKIDELNKQLKIIQSLYSEPQTQEFVNLRKEQMRGLYWASYKLWQVVKVALAIPILGKSLNRDLSPLKPILVNGEWDRVASKSCFKTNLA, from the coding sequence ATGATAACCCTACACTGCAAACTAACTTTCGAAAATGATAAAGACAGACAAACATTAGAAGACCTAATGAGAAAATTTTCATCTTGCTATAGATACGCATTTAATAGACTACTTGAAGGACACACAAGAAAAGACCTTAAAAAACATCTACAAAAACTATTTAACCTAAACTCAAGATACTGCGACGATGCAATATTCAAAGCACAAAGCCTCATAAACCTATGTAAAGAAACAGGACAAAACCCACAAAAAGTTATATTCGGCGGTAAAAGACTATTTCAGCTCCTTAAAAACAAACACCTAAACGGAAAAGACAGAGAAAAAATAAAACAAAAATGGCAAGAAAGAAGAAAAGCATGTCTACACTCAAGAGGAGACAAAACAAAAAAAGGCAATCTCAACACAAGAATAGAGTTTGAAAAAGACAGTCTAATACTTAGGATAAATGTAGGAGAAAAAAACTGGATAAAAGCAAAAATAAAAAGGACAGTAAACAGACCAAGCGATAAATGGACAAACTTTATAGCAGATTTACTACAAGCAGAAAAAACAAAAGAATACTTCCCATACTCAGTAGAGATAAGAAAGATAAACGATAACTTCTATGCATTCATAAGCTACGAAGAAGAATTACAAAAAGAACCGATTATAACAAAAGAAAACGGAGTAATAGGAATAGACGTAAATGCAAGCCCATTTCACATAGCAATAGCAACAGTGAAAACAGATGGCAACCTACAAGCAGTAGAAAGAATATCACTACATAAGTTAATAAACAAGACAAAAAATCAAAGAGAATACCTATCTTGGCAGATAGCACATCAGATTGTAGAGTTAGCCATAATACAAGACAAAGCAATAGCGATAGAGAGATTAAAAGAGATAAAAAAAGGAAACAAAGGAGATGGAAATAAAAAGCTGAGAAAAAGATTACAACAATGGATATACAAAGGGATACTTGAGAAGATAAAAGCACTTGCTAAAAGAAAACAAATAGAGGTAATAGAAGTAAACCCAGCATATACATCAGTAATAGGGTCATTAAAGTATGCACCGCAGTATAACTTAGACAAAGACACAGCAGGATCATTTGTAATAGGAAGAAAAGCATTAGGATATAAAGAAAGTTTGCCAAAGAATTACGAAAAACTAATAACAGACAAAGAATATTTAAACTTTGCGATAGAGAGACTACAAGAAGAAAAACAAAAAACACAAGAAAGATTAAAAGAAGAGAAAAACCAATACAAGAAAAAACCACTCAAAAGCAAGATAGATGAATTGAATAAGCAATTAAAAATAATACAAAGCCTTTACAGTGAGCCACAGACCCAAGAATTTGTCAACCTGAGGAAGGAACAGATGAGGGGCTTGTATTGGGCAAGCTACAAACTGTGGCAAGTTGTAAAGGTAGCCCTTGCTATCCCTATTCTTGGTAAGTCTCTTAACAGAGATTTATCACCCTTAAAGCCAATACTGGTAAATGGGGAGTGGGATAGGGTAGCGAGTAAATCGTGTTTCAAAACCAATTTAGCATAA
- a CDS encoding helicase HerA domain-containing protein has product MEKIGICVGTTSPNRVMFISQNPIKLGQFVNLRYTENGKENKLLGMVINVQRKNTYIPEDLPSINNYERLFQESAKDTKVIGEIQILGEIIETQDQVFLQLQRVPPLPASEVLKPDLKVLEKLFGAKSKSHIRIGKLLAEDEEIPVYIDVNQIVLRHLAILAITGAGKSNTVSVLLENIVNLKGTVVVFDFHGEYTKSEFKRDGKNVVNVIKPVVDPTTLDIRDFAKLIGIKYNATVQFRYFKIAVDRVIQRIQDEKGNDWKRWINTDEFFYRLEQELESWLDDDNDDVPIKGKIREDSLYEVINKLNDTQNELSHIIKIGAKDLIENIQAGKINVFDLSEVDEDVADAIVSNILKHALEERKKAVRGKDSKLEKPILVVVEEAHILAGDKIDTDSKYYMMRIAREGRKFGLGLCIVTQRPKGLDKEILSQMNNMIILKLVEPEDQKHVQSASEALSSELMSYLPSLNPGEAIIIGNMTKLPLLVKIDKAKGKLQGNDIPVVDLWTITEEKRGDLQALDEF; this is encoded by the coding sequence ATGGAAAAAATAGGCATCTGTGTAGGAACTACAAGCCCAAACAGAGTAATGTTTATATCTCAAAACCCCATAAAGTTAGGTCAGTTTGTAAATTTAAGATACACAGAAAACGGTAAAGAAAATAAATTACTTGGAATGGTTATAAACGTTCAAAGGAAAAACACATACATTCCAGAAGACCTACCAAGTATAAACAACTACGAAAGACTGTTTCAAGAAAGTGCAAAAGATACAAAAGTAATAGGAGAAATTCAAATATTGGGAGAAATTATAGAGACCCAAGACCAAGTCTTTTTACAGCTCCAGAGAGTCCCACCACTTCCAGCGTCAGAAGTTTTAAAACCTGACCTTAAAGTGTTAGAAAAACTCTTTGGTGCAAAAAGTAAAAGCCACATAAGAATAGGAAAACTACTGGCAGAAGATGAAGAAATCCCTGTTTACATAGACGTAAATCAGATAGTTTTAAGACATCTGGCTATTTTAGCAATTACAGGAGCTGGAAAGTCAAACACAGTATCAGTTTTACTTGAAAACATAGTTAACTTAAAAGGAACAGTTGTAGTATTTGACTTTCACGGAGAATATACAAAATCAGAATTTAAAAGAGATGGTAAAAATGTTGTAAATGTAATAAAACCAGTAGTTGACCCAACTACCCTTGATATAAGAGATTTTGCAAAACTTATAGGAATAAAGTACAATGCAACAGTTCAATTTAGATACTTTAAAATTGCCGTTGATAGAGTAATACAGAGAATCCAAGATGAAAAAGGAAACGACTGGAAAAGATGGATAAATACAGATGAGTTTTTCTACAGATTAGAACAAGAGCTTGAAAGCTGGTTAGATGACGATAACGATGACGTACCTATTAAAGGAAAAATAAGAGAAGACTCATTATACGAGGTTATAAACAAATTAAACGACACTCAAAATGAGCTTAGCCACATAATAAAAATAGGTGCAAAAGATTTAATAGAAAACATTCAGGCAGGAAAGATAAACGTATTTGACCTGTCAGAAGTAGATGAAGATGTAGCAGATGCAATAGTGTCAAACATACTAAAACACGCTTTAGAAGAAAGGAAAAAAGCGGTAAGAGGAAAAGATTCTAAACTTGAAAAGCCTATACTTGTAGTAGTAGAAGAAGCTCACATTCTTGCAGGAGATAAAATAGATACAGACTCAAAATACTATATGATGAGAATAGCAAGGGAAGGAAGAAAGTTTGGACTGGGACTGTGTATAGTAACCCAAAGACCAAAAGGATTAGACAAAGAGATACTGTCTCAGATGAATAATATGATTATCTTAAAGTTAGTTGAACCAGAAGACCAAAAACACGTCCAAAGTGCAAGTGAAGCTCTATCTTCGGAGTTGATGAGCTACCTTCCATCTTTAAACCCTGGAGAAGCCATAATAATAGGAAATATGACAAAACTACCTTTACTGGTAAAAATTGACAAAGCAAAAGGAAAACTACAAGGAAACGATATTCCAGTTGTAGACCTATGGACTATTACAGAAGAAAAAAGAGGAGACCTTCAAGCTTTAGATGAGTTTTAA